In one window of Chanodichthys erythropterus isolate Z2021 chromosome 23, ASM2448905v1, whole genome shotgun sequence DNA:
- the eif2s3 gene encoding eukaryotic translation initiation factor 2 subunit 3 has product MAGDESGTTLGQPHLSKQDLSTLDVSKLTPLSQEIISRQATINIGTIGHVAHGKSTVVKAISGVHTVRFKNELERNITIKLGYANAKVYKLNDPSCPRPECYRSCGSSTPDEFPTDIPGTKGNFKLVRHVSFVDCPGHDILMATMLNGAAVMDAALLLIAGNESCPQPQTSEHLAAIEIMKLKHILILQNKIDLVKESQAKEQYEQILAFVQGTVAEGAPIIPISAQLKYNIEVVCEYIVNKIPVPVRDFTSEPRLIVIRSFDVNKPGCEVDDLKGGVAGGSILKGVLKVGQEIEVRPGIVSKDHEGKLMCKPIFSKIVSLFAEHNDLQYAAPGGLIGVGTKIDPTLCRADRMVGQVLGAVGALPEIFTELEISYFLLRRLLGVRTEGDKKAAKVQKLSKNEVLMVNIGSLSTGGRVSAVKADLAKIVLTNPVCTEVGEKIALSRRVEKHWRLIGWGQIRRGVTITPTVDDD; this is encoded by the exons GAACTATTGGTCATGTAGCCCATGGAAAATCAACAGTGGTGAAAGCGATCTCTGGAGTTCACACTGTCAGATTCAAAAATGAGCTGGAGAGAAACATTACAATCAAGTTGGGTTATGCTAATGCAAAG GTGTATAAATTGAATGATCCAAGTTGTCCACGGCCAGAGTGTTACAGGTCATGTGGCAGCAGCACACCTGATGAGTTCCCCACAGACATTCCTGGCACCAAAGGCAACTTCAAATTAGTTCG acaTGTCTCATTTGTGGATTGCCCGGGTCACGACATCTTGATGGCCACCATGTTAAACGGTGCCGCCGTAATGGATGCTGCGCTACTCCTAATCG CTGGCAATGAATCATGCCCTCAGCCACAGACGTCAGAGCATTTGGCAGCCATTGAGATCATGAAGCTCAAACACATACTGATTCTGCAGAATAAAATCGACTTGGTGAAAGAGAGTCAGGCCAAAGAGCAGTATGAACAGATCCTGGCTTTTGTGCAGG GAACAGTAGCAGAGGGAGCTCCAATCATCCCAATCTCAGCCCAGCTCAAGTACAACATTGAGGTTGTCTGCGAGTACATTGTAAATAAGATCCCTGTGCCTGTCCGTGACTTCACCTCTGAGCCTCGCCTTATTG TAATCAGATCATTTGATGTCAATAAGCCTGGCTGTGAAGTAGATGATCTGAAAGGTGGTGTAGCTGGAGGAAGTATCCTCAAAGGAGTCCTGAAG GTTGGACAGGAGATTGAGGTCAGACCAGGTATTGTTTCTAAGGACCATGAAGGGAAACTAATGTGCAAACCTATCTTCTCCAAAATTGTCTCACTGTTTGCTGAACACAATGATCTCCAGTATGCTGCTCCTGGTGGCCTTATTG GTGTTGGCACCAAGATCGACCCTACACTGTGCAGAGCAGATCGTATGGTGGGCCAGGTCCTCGGTGCTGTGGGGGCTCTTCCTGAGATCTTCACAGAGCTTGAGATCTCCTACTTCCTTTTAAGAAGGCTGCTTGGTGTGCGCACTGAGGGTGACAAGAAAGCAGCCAAG GTTCAGAAGCTGTCGAAGAATGAGGTGCTGATGGTAAACATCGGCTCGCTGTCGACAGGAGGCCGTGTTAGTGCAGTGAAAGCTGATTTGGCCAAGATTGTGCTCACTAACCCTGTGTGCACAGAGGTGGGGGAGAAGATCGCCTTGAGTCGCAGAGTGGAGAAACATTGGCG TTTGATCGGATGGGGGCAGATCAGGAGAGGGGTAACCATCACACCCACAGTCGACGACGATTGA
- the zfx gene encoding zinc finger X-chromosomal protein, translating to MDEDVTALSLHSHEPKIIFHGTEGDGEDEVVVELQESVLVSDVEGEKIAVHGLAHEELVIQEAIEDVVAEYVPCSDDDEELGTIAVETCVMSPDDVALEDEGLRVDVVTDAQVQEDPDTCGDYLMISLDEAGKVVSDEDAKVTIEGTLEDSEDVDKDDEGQEVIKVYIIKAHPGEEDLGGTVDIGDTELDVDETMELVDSSGMPIREKMVYMSMDEANQNQDDINVAKITDEVYMEVVVGGEDPGNAQRTLDSTSLSKDFMPVAWAAAYSGEESESCENRNGAASALLHVDESDMIERLSRQRSKNKSKRRSELRHVQTAIIIGPYGQPLTVYPCMLCGKKFKSRGFLKRHTKNHHQDVVNRKKYQCTDCDFTTNKKVNLHNHMEIHTLSSKAPFECEVCGKEFHQQATLFSHRLQHHHRDSKLQISPPTTKMHKCKFCEYETAEQGLLNRHLLAVHSKNFPHICVECGKGFRHPSELKKHMRTHTGEKPYSCLYCDYKSADSSNLKTHVKTKHSKEMPYKCDRCFQTFAEHDELLQHGLTHEEAKTHHCTHCDHKSSNSSDLKRHIISVHTKDYPHKCEVCGKGFHRPSELKKHSAAHKAKKLHQCRHCNFKIADPFILSRHILSVHTKEQQAFPDKKGLKKTFALSAHGGKKILGGAGLSKGHRERRVYQCQYCDYSTGDASGFKRHVISIHTKDYPHRCDFCSKGFRRPSEKNQHIMRHHKDLMPAM from the exons ATGGATGAAGATGTGACGGCTCTCTCTCTCCATTCCCATGAGCCTAAGATCATATTCCATGGGACAG AGGGTGATGGAGAAGACGAGGTGGTGGTAGAGCTGCAGGAGTCGGTTCTCGTCTCTGACGTGGAGGGTGAGAAGATTGCAGTACATGGCCTCGCCCATGAGGAGCTGGTCATCCAGGAAGCCATCGAGGATGTGGTGGCGGAGTATGTGCCGTGCtcagatgatgatgaagagcTGGGCACTATTGCGGTGGAGACCTGTGTGATGTCACCGGATGATGTGGCTCTGGAGGATGAAGGACTGCGGGTTGATGTGGTGACTGACGCTCAGGTACAGGAGGATCCTGACACCTGTGGAGACTACCTCATGATCTCTT TGGATGAGGCTGGGAAGGTGGTTTCTGATGAGGATGCTAAAGTCACCATTGAAGGCACTTTAGAGGACTCAGAGGATGTGGACAAGGATGATGAGGGTCAAGAGGTCATCAAAGTATACATTATCAAGGCTCACCCAGGGGAGGAGGACTTGG GAGGCACTGTTGACATAGGAGACACTGAGCTTGATGTAGATGAAACCATGGAGCTGGTGGATTCCTCTGGAATGCCTATAAGAGAGAAGATGGTGTACATGTCAATGGATGAAGCCAATCAAAACCAGGATGACATCA ATGTGGCTAAAATCACAGATGAGGTCTACATGGAAGTGGTGGTCGGTGGTGAGGACCCTGGAAATGCTCAGCGGACACTTGACAGCACATCACTCAGCAAAGACTTCATGCCTGTGGCCTGGGCAGCTGCTTACA GTGGGGAGGAGAGTGAAAGCTGTGAGAACCGGAATGGAGCAGCTAGTGCTCTGCTGCACGTTGATGAGTCTGACATGATCGAAAGACTCAGTCGTCAACGAAGCAAGAACAAGAGCAAAAGACGTTCTGAACTTCGTCACGTTCAGACAG cAATCATCATTGGACCTTACGGCCAGCCTCTTACGGTGTACCCTTGTATGCTGTGTGGGAAAAAGTTCAAGTCACGTGGGTTCCTCAAGCGCCACACCAAGAATCACCATCAGGATGTCGTAAACCGAAAGAAATACCAGTGCACGGACTGTGATTTCACCACTAACAAAAAAGTCAATCTCCACAACCACATGGAGATCCACACCCTCAGCAGTAAAGCACCATTTGAGTGTGAAGTGTGCGGAAAGGAGTTCCACCAGCAGGCGACGCTGTTCTCCCACCGTCTGCAGCACCACCACCGAGACTCCAAGCTTCAGATCTCACCACCCACCACCAAAATGCACAAGTGCAAGTTCTGCGAATATGAAACGGCAGAACAAGGACTTCTCAACCGACACCTGCTCGCCGTTCACAGCAAGAATTTCCCTCACATTTGCGTAGAATGTGGGAAAGGCTTCCGGCATCCTTCAGAGCTGAAGAAACACATGAGGACCCACACCGGCGAGAAGCCGTACTCTTGCCTTTACTGCGACTACAAATCAGCCGACTCATCTAACTTAAAGACGCACGTGAAGACTAAGCATAGCAAAGAGATGCCCTACAAGTGTGACCGCTGTTTCCAGACGTTCGCCGAACACGACGAGCTGTTACAACACGGACTGACGCACGAGGAAGCTAAAACGCACCATTGCACCCACTGTGACCATAAAAGCTCCAATTCTAGTGACCTGAAGCGCCACATCATTTCAGTTCACACCAAAGACTATCCACATAAATGTGAGGTCTGTGGAAAAGGCTTCCACCGGCCGTCCGAGCTCAAGAAGCACTCGGCCGCCCATAAGGCTAAGAAGTTGCACCAATGTAGGCATTGCAATTTCAAAATCGCAGATCCATTTATTCTCAGTCGGCATATTTTGTCAGTGCACACCAAGGAGCAGCAGGCTTTTCCTGACAAAAAGGGTCTTAAGAAGACGTTTGCACTCAGTGCTCATGGGGGTAAGAAAATTTTGGGCGGCGCCGGTTTGTCCAAGGGCCATCGGGAGCGCCGGGTATACCAGTGCCAGTATTGCGACTACAGCACAGGTGATGCTTCTGGCTTCAAAAGGCATGTGATCTCCATCCACACCAAAGACTATCCTCACCGCTGTGACTTCTGCTCAAAAGGCTTCCGAAGACCTTCAGAGAAGAATCAGCACATCATGCGGCATCATAAAGACCTAATGCCTGCCATGTGA
- the LOC137014000 gene encoding lipocalin-like — MTVVLKMLCVLLCAVFASAEVMPMTDFDLEKMGGKWYLVGFATNAKWFVSHKADMKMGTAMLTATADGDLDISYSNLKSDGSCWRMTHLAKKTETPGRFVFHSQRWQNDNDMRVVDAKFDEYALVHTIKTKGGVSEILNKLYSRTTEITDDLKGKFRQFSLDTGILEENIAMLPSNGECSAA, encoded by the exons ATGACTGTCGTGTTGAAGATGCTGTGCGTTCTGCTCTGTGCAGTGTTCGCCTCTGCTGAAGTCATGCCCATGACTGACTTCGACCTGGAGAAG ATGGGAGGAAAGTGGTATCTCGTGGGCTTTGCTACAAATGCAAAATGGTTTGTCAGTCACAAGGCTGACATGAAAATGGGAACTGCCATGCTGACGGCTACCGCGGACGGAGACCTTGACATCAGTTACTCCAATCTAAA GAGTGATGGTTCCTGCTGGAGAATGACGCACCTTGCCAAGAAAACTGAGACTCCAGGACGTTTTGTCTTCCACAGCCAGC GTTGGCAAAATGACAATGACATGCGCGTGGTTGACGCCAAATTTGACGAGTACGCGCTCGTTCACACCATAAAGACCAAGGGAGGCGTGTCTGAGATTCTCAACAAACTTTACA GTCGTACCACAGAAATTACTGATGATTTGAAGGGAAAGTTCAGGCAGTTCTCTCTGGACACCGGCATCCTTGAGGAAAACATTGCCATGCTGCCATCAAACG gAGAATGTTCAGCTGCCTAA